GGGGCTTTCGCCCGAAATAATCCAGATGGACTTCCACCAGTCGCCCCCCGCAGGTCATGATATAGGCGGCCCCGTCGTCGCAGTCGGTCTCAAGGGCAGAATATTTGCCGGACACCCGGACGACCTTCTCAGGTTGGCCAAAAAGCCAACGGGCGTAATCAAGCTCGTGGATCAGGTCGAGGGCTACGCCCCCTCCAAGTTCCCGGCGGGCACTGTAGACGGTCCGGTAGTCCTTGCCCTTCCGCCAGTCGGGAAGATAGGATGAGCACAACAGGCGGGCCGCAAGAACCTTTCCGGGCAGACGTGCTTTTAAGTGTTCGATTATCGGGTGAAACCGGAGCGGGCAGGCAACATGAATCGTCTTTTCTGGAAATGAACGGGGAATGCCGGACGCTACAGAGGAACTATGAAAAACAGGCTTCTCGATGAAAAAGGACCTTCCCAGGGGTTCGGCCTTGAGCAGCGTTTCATAGTGCATCGCCGTCGGGTTGGTTATGAAGACCAGATCATAGAGCGGTTCCAGGTCATCCCAGGATGCACAACTTCTGTCCGCCAGGCCTTCGGGTATTTCCCCGCCGCTGCCGGAGCGGAGGGCATGAATCTCCCCTTCTTGGCCGCGAGCCTGGAGAAGATGTCTCAGGTTTTGGGCATGACGCATCCCGATGGACCCCATGCCGAAGAAACATACCTTCATTGCTCTCTCCACTCCCTCTCGAGTTCATCCACCAGACGCAGGATCTCCCGATGGCGGGCGTAGCTGTAGAGCCGTTCTGCCGTTTCGCCGCTGACCAGGCGGAAAAAGTGGCGCAGTTCCTCCAGGTAGGGGCTTTCGCTGATGAACTCAGCATATCCCGCCTGCCGTTCAAGTTCCTTTTCATCAAGCAGGGGATGGATCGGTTCTCCCGACGGG
This DNA window, taken from Aminivibrio sp., encodes the following:
- a CDS encoding Gfo/Idh/MocA family oxidoreductase; translation: MKVCFFGMGSIGMRHAQNLRHLLQARGQEGEIHALRSGSGGEIPEGLADRSCASWDDLEPLYDLVFITNPTAMHYETLLKAEPLGRSFFIEKPVFHSSSVASGIPRSFPEKTIHVACPLRFHPIIEHLKARLPGKVLAARLLCSSYLPDWRKGKDYRTVYSARRELGGGVALDLIHELDYARWLFGQPEKVVRVSGKYSALETDCDDGAAYIMTCGGRLVEVHLDYFGRKPRRELELICEDDTFICDLLQRTMTSLLSGETTVFPQEDLYEKEMAYFLDLSEKGSQSFNSLEDALATLRVAEGGENS